From one Candidatus Methylacidiphilales bacterium genomic stretch:
- a CDS encoding thiamine-phosphate kinase, translated as MSPRRQSEDQIISRWIRNWPGRRHLAAGPGDDCALLCPVGKKEFIVLKTDAVVQDAHFKLDVAPRLIGAKAVNRVLSDFAAMGATPLTVLVTVGLPDSLSPDFVRKCYAGMAGAARKYGVSLAGGETTRSGELWFNVAGIGRVGKAQAVLRSSAKPGDFIFITGLLGGSACGKHMTFTPRLAEGQWLARSGFATAMMDLSDGLGKDLPRLAKSSGVSFSLDPATLPVTRGCTVDQAVNDGEDYELLFTVRASRRAELQKKWPFRARLTCIGRIEKPSRKYNTGGLKFSGFDLFLTRMPKKHETCRLT; from the coding sequence ATGTCACCCCGACGGCAGTCTGAAGACCAGATCATTTCCCGCTGGATCCGGAATTGGCCGGGAAGGCGGCATTTGGCCGCCGGACCCGGCGACGACTGCGCACTGCTTTGCCCCGTCGGCAAGAAGGAATTCATTGTCCTGAAAACCGATGCTGTGGTGCAGGATGCGCATTTTAAATTGGATGTTGCGCCCAGGCTCATCGGAGCCAAGGCCGTCAACCGTGTTTTGAGCGATTTTGCCGCCATGGGGGCCACGCCGCTTACGGTGCTTGTGACGGTTGGACTGCCGGACTCTTTGTCGCCGGATTTTGTGCGAAAATGTTATGCCGGGATGGCGGGCGCGGCGCGCAAATATGGCGTCAGCCTGGCCGGAGGCGAAACCACGCGCAGCGGCGAGCTCTGGTTCAACGTGGCAGGCATCGGCCGCGTTGGCAAGGCGCAGGCCGTTCTGCGTTCGAGCGCAAAGCCCGGCGATTTTATTTTCATCACCGGGTTGTTGGGCGGATCGGCGTGCGGGAAACACATGACGTTTACTCCGCGCCTGGCCGAGGGGCAATGGCTGGCCCGGTCCGGATTTGCCACGGCCATGATGGACTTGAGCGACGGCCTCGGTAAAGACCTGCCCCGCCTGGCAAAATCCTCGGGCGTTTCTTTCTCGCTGGACCCCGCCACCCTGCCGGTCACGCGCGGTTGCACCGTGGATCAGGCTGTCAATGACGGGGAGGATTATGAATTGTTGTTTACGGTCAGGGCTTCGCGCAGAGCGGAACTGCAAAAAAAATGGCCCTTCCGCGCCCGCCTGACCTGTATCGGCCGCATCGAAAAGCCATCCCGGAAATACAACACCGGAGGATTGAAGTTTTCCGGGTTCGACCTCTTCCTAACCCGGATGCCGAAAAAACATGAGACATGCAGGCTAACGTGA